From the genome of Acidobacteriota bacterium, one region includes:
- the def gene encoding peptide deformylase, whose product MALRNVVVYPHPALSKRAEEVRAFDEELARLAADMIETMHANSGVGLAANQVGVLVRLMVVDLSAGEDPDGARVFVNPEILEAEGEQSGEEGCLSFPGLFEIVTRPAKIRYRACDLRGNPFEGEAEGFLARAICHEIDHLDGIVFLKRMSPLKRRLALKKIERLVRQGEWPREGVAGGSA is encoded by the coding sequence ATGGCTTTGCGCAACGTCGTCGTCTATCCCCATCCCGCCCTCTCGAAGCGCGCCGAGGAGGTTCGGGCCTTCGACGAGGAGCTCGCCCGCCTGGCAGCCGACATGATCGAGACGATGCACGCGAACTCCGGGGTCGGGCTGGCGGCGAACCAGGTGGGGGTCCTCGTGAGGCTGATGGTCGTGGATCTGTCGGCAGGCGAGGACCCGGACGGCGCCCGCGTCTTCGTCAACCCGGAGATCCTCGAGGCGGAAGGGGAGCAGTCGGGGGAGGAGGGCTGCCTGTCGTTCCCCGGACTGTTCGAGATCGTCACGCGGCCGGCGAAGATCCGGTACCGCGCCTGCGACCTCCGAGGAAATCCGTTCGAGGGTGAGGCGGAGGGTTTTCTGGCGCGCGCGATCTGCCACGAGATCGACCACCTGGACGGAATCGTGTTTCTGAAGCGGATGTCCCCGCTCAAAAGGCGCCTGGCCCTCAAGAAGATCGAACGGCTCGTGCGCCAAGGCGAGTGGCCCCGGGAGGGCGTCGCGGGAGGCTCGGCCTGA
- a CDS encoding methionyl-tRNA formyltransferase, translated as MRVVFFGTPEWAVPFLEALAASRHEVDAVVTAPDAPVGRSRRPQPPPVKRAAAELGIAPVLQPATLKDRGAREEILRFGSDALVVVAYGRILPGRLLDAPRHGAVNVHFSLLPRHRGASPVQHAILHGDKRTGVTTMLMTRGLDEGPILLQQATTIGERETAGELGARLAVMGAPLLVETLDRLEEGTLLPTPQPPDGVSLAPRLTPDMGRVAWDRPAAEIDRMVRAFDPWPPVVTWGPRGRLRLLEVRPADEPAPEGARPGEVLGRRGDSALVACGGGTVLELARLQPDGGRPMTGAAALAGRHLREGGRLGSGP; from the coding sequence ATGCGCGTCGTTTTCTTCGGCACCCCCGAATGGGCCGTCCCCTTCCTGGAGGCGCTGGCCGCGTCGCGCCACGAGGTGGATGCGGTCGTGACGGCGCCCGATGCGCCCGTGGGGCGCTCGCGGCGGCCGCAGCCACCTCCGGTCAAACGCGCGGCGGCCGAACTGGGGATCGCGCCGGTTCTCCAACCGGCGACGCTCAAGGACCGGGGGGCGCGCGAGGAGATCCTCCGCTTCGGCAGCGACGCCCTCGTGGTGGTGGCGTACGGCCGGATCCTGCCCGGACGGCTTCTCGACGCACCCCGCCACGGCGCCGTGAACGTCCACTTTTCGTTGTTGCCGAGGCATCGGGGCGCGAGCCCTGTCCAGCACGCGATCCTGCACGGCGACAAGAGGACGGGTGTGACGACGATGCTGATGACCCGCGGCCTCGACGAGGGGCCGATCCTCCTCCAGCAGGCCACGACCATCGGCGAGCGGGAAACGGCGGGCGAACTGGGTGCGCGGCTGGCGGTCATGGGCGCGCCGCTGCTCGTGGAAACGCTCGACCGGCTGGAGGAGGGAACGCTCCTGCCGACACCGCAGCCTCCCGACGGCGTCTCGCTCGCCCCGCGCCTCACCCCCGACATGGGCCGGGTGGCCTGGGACCGGCCCGCAGCCGAGATCGACCGGATGGTTCGCGCCTTCGACCCGTGGCCGCCGGTCGTGACGTGGGGCCCCCGCGGGCGCCTCCGGCTGCTCGAGGTCCGACCCGCGGACGAGCCGGCACCGGAGGGGGCTCGTCCGGGCGAGGTCCTGGGACGCCGGGGTGATTCAGCCCTGGTGGCGTGCGGCGGGGGCACGGTGCTCGAACTCGCGCGCCTCCAGCCGGACGGGGGCCGGCCGATGACGGGCGCCGCCGCCCTGGCCGGGCGTCACCTGCGGGAAGGCGGGCGGCTCGGCAGCGGGCCGTGA